A region of the Falco peregrinus isolate bFalPer1 chromosome 19, bFalPer1.pri, whole genome shotgun sequence genome:
AGTGCAGCCCCCTGCACGGTGCGGGCTCGGACCCGGTGGTCGTCGCCGGCTGCAGCCGTTTTGGTGGCCCCTCTGCACCCCGCAGGTGGGACATGACGCAGCGGAGCCCTTCTCCTTCCACTGGTGGGACCACGTCTTCAACAAGGCAGCTGCCAACATTGCAGTGGAGGCCGGGCAGGTAGGGCTGGGGGCGGCGAGGGGGCACCCCAGTGGGGCTGGGACGGGGCCACAGGCGGGGAGGGCTTTGGGGTCCCCCTTTGGTGGGCTTTGTGCTGCCACCGAATGTCCCTGCAGCCCTTCACAGCATGCAGCACCCTGCATGGGGACCACGGTGCTGGAGGGGGCAAAGCCCTTCAGAAAACTGCTCCTGAGCCTTTTGCATctctctgcccccaccccaggacGGTGTTGCCATGAAGACCCTTTCTGAGCAGGGAGCCTGGATCAGCACTAAGAAGCCCCGCAAGGCCGGCGGCACCGGCAGCATGCTGTACGGCCGCTTCGTGAAGGTAACTGGCCCTGGGGACACGGCTCGGCGAGCAGCTGTGGCTCTGGAAGCTGCTGTGAGCTCTGCGCCCCCCTTGCAGCGCAGCCTCCCCAGCCAGTCgctgctgtgccccccccccagggccccCTTTTCTTTGTCCCCCTTCCTCACagcccctctgcctctccccaccGCAGTCAGCCACGCTCACAGCATCCGGGGAGGAGTCGGCGAAGCTGCCCACTGGCTCGGAGAgcagcgaggaggaggaggagaagctggaCCTCTCTTCAGCCAGGAGGTGAGGTGATGTGGGGGACAAGGGCTGCAAGGGGGAGTCCCACTCCGGGCCGCCCTCCTCCCCATGCCGATGCTGGGGGTGACGCGTCCCATCTGTGTCCCGCAGGCTGACGGATGAGGAGCTGATGCGAGCATGCGGCGGCCGCACGGCACACAAGTAAGTGGTTGGGGGGGGCTGCGTGGTTGGGCTCCCCCCTCCTGGCAGGGTTTTgagcaggctgggctggagggttCTTCACCAGGAAGGTGCCAGACCCGTGCTGCCCACCGGTGTTGCAGGGGTGCCCGTCACGGCCTGACCATGAGTGCCAAGCTGGCGCgcctggaggagcaggagcgAGCCTTCCTGGCCACGTACCGACGGAAGGAGCAGCAGCGTGAGCCCCCAGAAAACAGCCCCCCAGCTGAGGGGCAGAaaacaataaaggaaaaaaagaaacagtccAGGGACAGAGCCAACCccgagctgctgcaggagccaaGTGGAGaagaggagctggcaggagaggaagggaaggtcgtgaaaaggaagaagaagaagaagcaggagccaagcagggaagaggaggtggcaggaaaggaagagaagcctgcaaagaggaggaagaagaagaagcaggagccaagcagggaagaggaggtggcaggaaaggaagagaagcctgcaaagaggaggaagaagaagaagaagcaggaggaggaagacgaAGAGCTAGATGagccagaaaagaagaaaaagaagcagcagcaggaggaagaagacaaagagcCAGAAAAGAAGAAGCGGCAGCAtcgggaggaggaggaagacaagGAAGAGccaaaaaagaagaaggaggaggacaAAGAAGAGCCAGCTGAGACCGAGGTACCTCTAGAAGACACAGATGGGTCTGATCACGCTGGGCACAGGcccaggaagaagaggaagaagaggaagagggagCCAGAGTGAGCAGGGACCAAGGCTGCcgccctgcacagctgcaccATCTGGCTCTGAGGGTCCCGATCCTGCCTACTGGTGCCCAGGGGGTGCTCCGGGCCCTTCTCAGGTGGAGCCCAACACTGAGGCCCCCAGCTGCATGTTCGCTGCCTGGAGACACTGGGCTGGGACTGGTTGGTCTGGAGCTGGATCAAGCTTTGCACCACCCCCGGGAGCCTTCCTTCTGCCAGGGGTGACCCCAGTGCCCACCAGCCCCGAGGCGGGGGACACCAGTTTGCCATGGGTCTGTCGCAGAGGGCCACAGAGGGACAGCCCCCACATTTTCAAGGGcacaaataaaatctttattgCAGTGAAACTATCCAGAAGTGCAACGTACGTGGCAAACCCCAGCGTCCTGGCTTTTGTCTACACCTACAAACACTCGGATGAGGCAGCAACCCCAAACGGAGTCCCCCGGCAGCCGGCCTATCACCCCCAGGCTCCTGGGGGCTTTGAGTCCGCTGCAAACCTCGACCCCGTGGCAGAGCTGAGTAGGACCGAAGCCCAGTGAGGCGCTGAGCATCCTCCTAGCGGAGAGCTGCAGCTTTGGCAGAATGAGACCCTGATCTGCCGTGCCAAAGCCTAGCCCGGCACCCCAAGCCCCCGCTGCGCCCCAGCCCTAGGTCAGCTGCAGGACGCAGTCTGTCTCAGGGTACGGCGGCAGGTTTAAAGCGTATTTCTTCTGGAGCGCGGGGGGCACAAACCTGCCCCCGAGGAAGTGGTAGCGGCCAGCAAAATGCTTGGCTGCTGCCTTGGGCGCCGTCAGCGAGATGAGCATGTCGGGCTGGAGACCGTCCGCCTTCCCCTTCTCCACGTCCCAGCCTGCAAGGagccccaggctggagctgggaagaCCCCCCAGAGGCACCTTCCCCTGGGGGGTCCGGAGTTACTCACCCGAGGGGATGTCGATGCTGGCGATGGGGACCGTGACGCGCTCGAGGGTGCCGAGGATGCTGCCGAAGGGCTCCCGCACCGCTCCCTTGAAGCTGAACCCGAAAATCGCATCCACCACCAAGCCGTAGAGCTCGTCGATGAGCGCAGCCTGCGGCGGGGAAGGCGGTGGGTGAAAACCAGCCCCCGACACGGCTCCAagggcagctgctccccagccggGGGCTCCTCACCTCCGCCGGGAACTCGGGCAGGAAGGGGATGTCCATCTTCTGGCACTGGGTGGTCAAACCTTCAAAGAGGGGCTTGTTGGGCCGCTTGGGGTAATAGACGGTTGGCTCGTAGCCCTGCaagagcaggagggagctgggcagggctcagcaccagctggagGAGCGAGAACCCCGAAGcttgtggggctgggggtgcacggGGCCGAGCACCCTCCCTGGGGGGAGCACGCAGCCGCTTGCACAAGAGACTCAcaaacattttcaggtgccGGGCGCAGACCAAGCCGTCGCCGCCGTTGTTTCCCGGCCCACAGACGACCAGCACGGCGGGCTGGCTGGTGGtgaaggagctgggggggtaAGCCTGGAGGGGGCCAGGAGCGGGATTATGCTGGGGGATGATGCTGAGGACCCCTGCCAGGACCCCCTCCCCGCCTCATGCGCCCACCTTGGCGATGGCGGTGGCGCAGCTCAGCCCCGCCAGCTCCATCAGCTGGTCCACGCTGAATTTGTACTCGGTGAAGAGCTCCTGGTCGATGGCCTGggcctcctcctgcctggggggggagggtggcAGCCCTGGGGGTCCCAGACGCCCGGCCGGACCCCGGCTTTCTGGGGTCAGGGCCAGCCCAGGGCCAGCCACCATCCCCTTGACTTTGCAAAGTGCCAGCAAGtgaggggggtggcgggggtAGGGTGCTGAGCCCCCACTCCAAGCACCTCTGCACCCCCAGGCATCCCACCCAACGACTCACCCCCCCCAGTGCCTCTCTCCACCCTGTTAACCATGTCCCGcaccctgcagacccccagACAACCCCCTTGCACCCTGCAGACCCCCAAGCCACCCCCCTTGCACTGCCCCTGCACCCTGTGGACCCCCAGGCATCCCCCTGCACCGTGCGGACCCCCACACCGCCCCCCTTGAACCCTGTGAACACCCAACCACCTCCCCTTGCACCCTGGGGACCCTCCATCACCCTCCTTGTACCTTGAAGacccccagccaccccctgcaccccccctaCCCCCTGCAGACACCCAACCACCCCCTGCAACCCCTCCCCCACCCTGTGGACCCCCAGgcaccccctgcaccctgcGGACCCCCAGTCACTCCCCTtgcaccctccccaccccctgcagACACCCAACCACCCCCTGCAACCTCCCTGCACCCTGTGGACCCCCCATCAGTCCCCTGGCACCCTGAAGACACCCCCCCCCTCAGTCCCCCTGCACCCTGTGGAACCCCCATCACCCCCCCTGCACACCCTCAATCACCCCCCTTGCACCCTGTGGACCCCCAACCACCCCCCTCGCACCCTGCAGACCCTCAAtcacaccacccccccccgcgcccTGGGGACCCCCAAGCTCCCCCCCCAAGCACTCTGTGGACCCCTGCACCCTGAAGacccccagccaccccctgcacacacacccctgcacCCTGCGGACCCCCAACcgcaccccctcccccccattcTGCCCCCCCTCTGCCCATTTTGCGCCCAcccccggctcccccccccaagccctACCCAAGGAAGCGCAGCTcccgcgggccgggcccggcgctgGGCCCGTGCATGGCGCGGTGGGGGCGGCACCAGCCGCGGTCCCGGTGCCAGTCCCGGTgccagcccccccccgggcaacgcccgcccgcccgcgccgccgccaccagcagccccagccccagcagcgaCCGCGGGCCCGGCATGGGGCGGGATCGGCTGCGCTCGGCACTGCTCGGCTGGGCTCGGCTGCGCTCGGCTCGTTTCGGCGcggctcggctgggctcggcgcggctcggctgggctcggCGCGGCTCGGCTGCGCTCGGCTAGTTTCGGCGCGGCTCGGCTGCGCTCGGCCCGGCTCGGCTGCACTCGGTCGGCCTCGGCTTAGCTGGGctcggccgggcccggcggcaCTCGGCcgggctcggctcggctcagCTCGGTCCGTCGGGGCGGAGCGCCCACCCCCGTGCGGGGGGCGGTACCTGGCtggaagccccgccccctccccctcccgtATTAAGACCGCGCTGGCCCAGGCCGGGGTGCCCGTTAGCGACCGCGCCGAGGGCtcggggagggggtggtggggggagtGGGAGTGGGaggggacgggacgggacccCTCGTGTCCCCCGGGACCCCTCGCTCGTCGCGTTTAATGACCACGGGGGCGCGGAATGGGCGGTTAACGGGGGAGGGGCTGGGTCCGGTACTGGGGGGGTGGGACAGTGCGGGTGGGCTGCCGTGGGGCACCATCTCCCTGTGGTCCTCTGTTCTCACACAGCGATGCCGTGGGCTGTCACCACCTCCCTGGTGTCCTCCGTCCTCGCACGAGGATGCCGTGGGCTGTCACCATCTCCCTGGTGTCCTCCACCCTCGCATAAGATGCCGTGGGAAGTCACCGTGTCCTCCGTCCTCGTACGAGGATGCCATGGGATGTCCCCGTGTCCTCTGTCCTCGTGCAAGGATGCCGTGGGATGTCACCACCTCCCTGGTGTATTCCATCCTCGCGCAAGGATGCCGTGGGATGTCACCATCTCCCTGGTGTCCTCCATCCTCGCACGAGGATGCCGTGGGCTGGCACCATCTCCCTGGTGTCCTCCATCCTCGCACGAGGATGCCGTGGGATGTCACCATATCCTCCATCCTCACGCGAGGCCACTGTGGGATGCCACCATCTCCCCGGTGCCCTCCGCCTTCACACAAGGCTGCAGATGACAGATAGTGCCCTGGTCCTGGTGCGGGGGTCCTGGTTGGTGGGGGGCCAGCAGCTGGCGGCAGCggtgggggtggcagcagcggggctgggagGTGGTGAGGCCACTGGCGTGTTACAGCGTGTCCGGTGGGATGCAGAAGAGGTGccgggtgggtgggtgggtttcctgcaggggtgctgtgctgccccctccctagggcggggggctggggttGGCCCCAAGGTCCCCAAACCACCAGCCTCGGTGACTTCAGGCTTGGGGCCACGTGGCCAGCAGGGGTGTCCCAAGCCCTGCCAGGGGGTCTCCATCCCTGAACCCTCCCCCCAGAGGACCCCCCGTAGCCCAGACTACCCGCCTGCTCCTCCAGTGTGTCACCTACCGCTCCGGGGGCCTCAGTCGGAGGGTCCGGGGGGTCCGGTGCCCTGTGGACCACCGGGTGAGAGCAGTGGCCCCCGGGGCAAACCCAGCCCCGGTGGCGCTTGGTACtcacggggctgggggctgccgtGGCGCGGTGGGGCTGGTGGCCGGTGGGTGCTGCTGAGGTTACTGGGAGTGAAGCAGAGACTGCTGGTGGGGGTCTGTGCCACAAGCCCACCCCCACCGCCACCAAACCCTCCCCAAATTCCAGCCTGAAAGACCCCCAAGGCGCTCTCCGGAATTGtgcatcttttaaaatcttgggATTTTCACCTTGGAACCACGAGAAATCCCTGGGGCGCCACCGCTCGCTGCATCCCCTTCGACACTCCTGCGTGGGGGTGCCCCTCCTCGCCCACCCACCTGTTGGCGCGGGGCTGACGGTGACACCCTGCAGCCGTGCTGGGACCATCCTCATCCTCCCCAGGGATGTCCTGTGGGTTGCGGGGCTCTGGTGCGGGGCCatcagccagggctgctcctctaCCTCCAGGGAGGAAGGACAAACGGGCAGGAACCCGGTGCCAGACGGTGCCAAAGCTTTGGCTCCGGCAAAAATTAGCCGCGTGGTTTAATTAAAACTGGGGGTTAATTTGCAGCCTCTTACCTGAGTGCCTGGGACGTGTTCCCGGTGCGTACGGCTCgtccccagcctgggctcccccCTTGAAGGACCTGGGCTCAAGGGAAGAGTTTTCTCACGGATGACACTGGGATGTCACCGCCGGAGCAAGGAGGAgtggggcagggtgggatggggtggggtgggatggggatgggatggggtgggatgggatgggacggggatgggatggggtgggattgggtgggatggggtggggtgggatgggatgggatgggatggggtgggatggggatgggatgggaatgggatgggatggggtgggatggggatgggatgggaatgagatggggtgggatgggatgggatgggatgggatgggatgggatgggatgggatgggatgggatgggatgggatggggtgggagcTTCCCTACTCACGCCTTGCTCTGCCGGAGCTGCCTCGCCCTGGCACGGGGCCACGTGGAGCAAAACCACAGTTGGACGGGGTCCTGCTGTGGGGGGGGCGGACAGCTCGGGGTCCACATGCGtgtgtccccctgcccacccagggggatgctcactgctgctggggtgggcgCCCAGGCCCCCCTGCgggagaggcagagctggtgctggatGGCATCGCTGAGCTTCTGCACGACGCGCTcgcaggcagctctgggggtgTCCTGCGGAGGGGACAGCCTGCGTTGTCACCCCGGGACACCCCGGGGGTGACACGGGGGGGGTCCATCCTCAGGGGTATCCCCGGCACGTCTTACCTGGCAGCGGGCCAGCAAAGTCAGGGCCTCCTTGTAGTGCCTGACGGCTTTTTGGGGGTCTCCCAGGTGGAggcaggctgcccccagcccctcgcacGCTTGCCACTGTCCCTGCATGTCCCCTGGGGGGCAAAGGACAGCGTTGGTGCCACAGAGGGACCATGGCCGATGCCCTTCCGATGCGGCGCATGGTGGGCTGGACGCCACTCAGATCCAGATGCActgagccccctgcccccagcccagggatgcctgcgtgtccccccccccccccccccaaccttaCCGGAGTCCCGGAAGGCTTGCAAGGCGTGCAGGTAATTCTCTGCGGCAGCCTCATGGTTCCCGAGCCGGCTGCAGGCGTACGCCAGGTTGCTGAAGCACTGCCCCTGCGCCCTCCGGTTCCCTCGAGCGCCTGCAATGGGGAACGCCAGGCTCCATCCCCAGCTGGTGCAACTGGCCAAACTGGGAGCAAAGAGCTGCCCTTACCGTGCAGCGCCGCCGCTCGCCGGTGCCAGCCCAGCGCCGTGCCAAAGCTGCCCAGGGCGTTGTGGGCAGCACCCAGGTTCTGCAGCAGCGCGGCCTCACTGCACTCATCCTGCTCGCCAGCACGGGGGGCGAGCGCCTGCTGGAAGCTCTCGGCAGCCAGGGAGAAGATGCGGAGCCGGCAGTAGCCGAGCCCAACGTCGTTGTAGAGTTTTGCTAcagagcaaaaaggaaaagctgggtGCCGGTGCTGCACCTCGGGGTGCAGCGGAGAGCAAAGGGGTGCTGCACGGCGGTACCTCGCAGGGCGGCGTCGGGGATGCTCGGGCAGAGCGAGCGGCACTGGGCGAGGACCCGCGCCACCTCCGCCGCCCCGAAGCGTCGGCTCTGCAACATGGAGccacctgccctgctcagcgccaccgccgccgcctccgggctggCCGCCGCCGCGTAGCTCCGTGCCGCCTCCAGGAAGCAACGGGCGGCTCGCGCCGGCTCCCGCATCCCAGGTAGCAGCATCCCATCTGCACGTGGGTCCCTGCCGGCCGCCCACCTGCGTCGCCCCAGGACGCTCCAGCGCCTTCGGAAAATCCTGGAGCCCTTCCTGAGCCGCCCCCTATTGAAAtagagccccccgccccgctccctgctctccccttcTGAGGGTTGGGATCGGAGCAGGAATTCCAGGCCCTTGGTGGGTTTCCCGCTCTCCACGTAGGCGACCCCCAGGTTGAAGGCACAAACCCTGCGCAGCCGGGGCTGCCCGAGCCCCCGAAAGGCGCAGTGCCTTCCTGAAGcgccccaccgccccccgcgTGTCCCCCGCGCCAGCGCCCGCTGCCCGGCCCACGTCAGCGCCGCCACCTCGGCCCCCCGCCCCGTCACCTCGACCCCTGGcgcccgcccgcctccccccccatccccgctgctccttcccttttttccgGCTTTTTTGCAGGatggcgggggctgcggggggctgcgcTCCGGTAGGCGCCTCCGAAGCCATGGGTAGGGTGGGCGACCCCCCTGTGAGGAGGGGGTGCAGCAGGCAGCTAAGCCGGCACAGTCCGGGGGTTTCTTAAAGCAAGCAGCgttattttatattcttttttttttttttttaaataaaatagattattttctaTTCTTGCAAAAAATAGATATTAGAAAAGCCTGGTAGCCTGTTGGCTGCCAAAATTCccgggaggaaaaaaaagcctttcccaGGGGGACCCCAGCCCGGCGCCTGCCCCCCCGCAAACCTTTGTGGGCACGGGAGAGGAGGGGGTCTTTGGGGGGGGGTCACCCAGCACGGTGGGTCCTTCCCCGGGGGGGTCTTTTGGGGGGCAGAAGAGCCGGGTGCTGGCACTTACCGTGTGCTCTGTAGGTGTGAAGGGTGGTGAgagcggggtggggggcatCACCGCTGCAAACCGCAGCCCCACTgtgtcccacagccccccccatGTCCCATGGCCCCCCCCTGTGTCCCACGGCCCCCCATGTCCACAACCCCCGTGTCCAAAAGCCCCCCGccaccaccccacaccccctccccatgtcccacagcccccccgcCACCACCCCACAGCTTCCGCCCCCGTGTCCCACGCCCCCCCCCatgtcccacagcccccccacccccacagctcCCCCCCGGTGTcccacgccccccccccatgtcccacagccccccccaccccacagctccCCCCAGTGTCCCACAGCtccccctccaccaccccaTACCCCCTCCCCATGTCCCATGGCCCCTCCCCgtgtcccaccaccccacagccccccccgtgtcccaccccccaccctgtgTCCACCGCCCCTTCTGTGTcccgcagcccccctgccaccaccccacagcacccctgtGTCCCAGTATCCCCCCGTGTCCACAGCCCCATGGGGGCGGGTTATGGTCCGGATGGGGACCGAGGGGGTCCAGGGGGGTCCCCGAGTCCCACCGGAGCTGGGCTGCCTGGAAAGCCCCCCGCAGTGGGTCACAGCCCCCCGGCTGGTTGACGGCTGTGGGTGCCACAGGGACAAAGCGGGTCCCCCAGAGGAGCCACCTCGCCACCACGGCCCGGCTGGCTCCAGTTTCAGCTCCGTCACTGGTGACATGGCAACCTGGGTGGCacgtgctggggggggggggctcatTTCACAGAGAGCACGGCCCGTGGGCACCCcgaggctggggagggggggtaaacctctccccccccccccaaagggCTGCACCATGCTGTCCCCTGGCCCAGTCGCCGCAGGGGTCCCAGCAGCCCCCCTGGGCACGGGGTGGGCCCTGGTGGGTGCAGGTCTCCGTGGGTGCGCTCGGGGGCTGTGCCCATGGCGGGGGCGGCTGCCTGGGGGTGCCCCCCGacctgcaccccagcacccctgaGCTCAACTTGCACCCCCGCTCTGTGCCCCCCCGCTCCCATGggctccccccccaccccagggctcCCCTCGCCCCACCGtgttcccaccccccccatcaatacccaccccagcacccatgggctccccccccaccccagggctcccctccccccaccgggttcccccctcccccccgatCAAtacccaccccagcacccatgggctCCCCCCGCACCCCAACACGTGCCACCCCCGCCTCCACGACTCCCCCTGCGCCcccgcgcggccccgccccccgccccccgccccgccccgccccgccccgcccccgccccccgcccccgccccccgccccaagaCCCGGCCCCGCCCCCCTGCGCGGCCTCAGCCCCgcgcgcggccccgccccccgcccccgccccccgccccctgaCCCGGCCCCGCCCCAaggcccgcccccgccccaagacccggccccgcccccccccgcggccccgcccccgccccacccATCGGTCCCCTcgcggcgccgggcgggcggcgcgaGATTCAAACGGCGGGTGGGCCGCGCGACCGCGGCCATGGAAGGAGCGGGGCCAGCGCGCGGTGGGtgcccgcgggggggggggggcgttggGGGGCTTATTGCTACACGGGGGGCTGTGGGACACGAGGGGGGGGCTGTGGACGCGGGAAGGGGCTGTGAGACACGGGGGGGGGGTTTGGACACGGGGGGCTGTGGGACATGGGGGGGGTCGTGGGACACGGCGTCTTTTGGACacgggggggctgtggggccgtggtgggggggctgtgggacaagggggggggctgtggggtggttGCAGGGGTGCCCGTGTGGTTGCAGGGGTGCCCGTGGGACAGGGGGGGAGGGGCTTGTGGGGCatggggggggctgtgggacaaggggggggctgtggggtggttGCAGGGGTGCCCGTGGGACgggggggaggggctgtggggcatggggggggctgtgggacaaggggggggctgtggggtggttGCAGGGGTGCCCGTGGGACACGGGGGGAGGGCTGTGGGACAtgggggggctgtgggatggTGGCGGCTGTGGGGCAGTGGCAGGGTACGgcgggggggctgtgggggggcAGTGGGGCGCCGGCGGTGCTGGAGGATCCCGGACCCACAGCGACGTCCCTCCGGCCATGACCGTGACCTTGGTTGGAAACATGGGCCTGGGGCCATTTCATCGCCCCCCACCAGTGCTGGGGGGGCGCTGGGGACCCCCGTGTGGGTGCTGAcgcccccttccccccccccccccccccccccccgccaaggCGAGCGCCTGACGGCCGAGCAGATGGACGAGCAGCGGCGGCAGAACGTCGCCTACCAGTACCTGTGTCACCTGGAGGAAGCCAAACGGTGGGGCTGGCCCTGGagacccccacccccaccccccaaaaaacccaaaaatatcGGGGGGGAAcaaggagaggaagggggaggggtGGTAAGGCACAGGGGGTCttgtgggtgggggggtgggcgggTTGTGGCAAAATCCTGCCGGTTCCTGGTGCTTCCTGGCcaggtgggtttgggttttttgatttttttttttttggggggtgggggcacccagctgtgctgctgcaccccAACCAGCTGTCGGAAGGCTCCTGGTGGGGAGGGTTTGGGGGGGTCTCtgaccccctccccccaccctggcagctggctggaggcctgCTTGGGGGAGGAGCTGCCCCCCCCGGCGGAGCTGGAGGAGACCCTGCGCAACGGGGTGGTCCTGGCCAA
Encoded here:
- the LOC101922711 gene encoding G patch domain-containing protein 4 — protein: MSATEPPGRGMRFAEGQLRRHGWRRGRGLGKREDGIAEAIRVKVKCDTAGVGHDAAEPFSFHWWDHVFNKAAANIAVEAGQDGVAMKTLSEQGAWISTKKPRKAGGTGSMLYGRFVKSATLTASGEESAKLPTGSESSEEEEEKLDLSSARRLTDEELMRACGGRTAHKGARHGLTMSAKLARLEEQERAFLATYRRKEQQREPPENSPPAEGQKTIKEKKKQSRDRANPELLQEPSGEEELAGEEGKVVKRKKKKKQEPSREEEVAGKEEKPAKRRKKKKQEPSREEEVAGKEEKPAKRRKKKKKQEEEDEELDEPEKKKKKQQQEEEDKEPEKKKRQHREEEEDKEEPKKKKEEDKEEPAETEVPLEDTDGSDHAGHRPRKKRKKRKREPE
- the NAXE gene encoding NAD(P)H-hydrate epimerase, which gives rise to MPGPRSLLGLGLLVAAARAGGRCPGGGWHRDWHRDRGWCRPHRAMHGPSAGPGPRELRFLGQEEAQAIDQELFTEYKFSVDQLMELAGLSCATAIAKAYPPSSFTTSQPAVLVVCGPGNNGGDGLVCARHLKMFGYEPTVYYPKRPNKPLFEGLTTQCQKMDIPFLPEFPAEAALIDELYGLVVDAIFGFSFKGAVREPFGSILGTLERVTVPIASIDIPSGWDVEKGKADGLQPDMLISLTAPKAAAKHFAGRYHFLGGRFVPPALQKKYALNLPPYPETDCVLQLT
- the TTC24 gene encoding tetratricopeptide repeat protein 24, encoding MPPTPLSPPFTPTEHTGGRPPYPWLRRRLPERSPPQPPPSCKKAGKKGRSSGDGGGGGRAPGVEVTGRGAEVAALTWAGQRALARGTRGGRWGASGRHCAFRGLGQPRLRRVCAFNLGVAYVESGKPTKGLEFLLRSQPSEGESRERGGGLYFNRGRLRKGSRIFRRRWSVLGRRRWAAGRDPRADGMLLPGMREPARAARCFLEAARSYAAAASPEAAAVALSRAGGSMLQSRRFGAAEVARVLAQCRSLCPSIPDAALRAKLYNDVGLGYCRLRIFSLAAESFQQALAPRAGEQDECSEAALLQNLGAAHNALGSFGTALGWHRRAAALHGARGNRRAQGQCFSNLAYACSRLGNHEAAAENYLHALQAFRDSGDMQGQWQACEGLGAACLHLGDPQKAVRHYKEALTLLARCQDTPRAACERVVQKLSDAIQHQLCLSRRGAWAPTPAAVSIPLGGQGDTRMWTPSCPPPPQQDPVQLWFCSTWPRARARQLRQSKASFKGGAQAGDEPYAPGTRPRHSGRGAALADGPAPEPRNPQDIPGEDEDGPSTAAGCHRQPRANRWVGEEGHPHAGVSKGMQRAVAPQGFLVVPSNLSSTHRPPAPPRHGSPQPRHRTPRTLRLRPPEREGAAQHPCRKPTHPPGTSSASHRTRCNTPVASPPPSPAAATPTAAASCWPPTNQDPRTRTRALSVICSLV